One Mycolicibacterium fortuitum subsp. fortuitum genomic window carries:
- a CDS encoding DUF3566 domain-containing protein, which yields MSSPSEPGYPRAGDRPGSSNGSGTGTAGADANPPANKAAGTQPRAAGGQITETGEAPPWQRGTSARTTPPAANEGREESGRTPSGHSPGVEARLQRFVAGAESKDTEQQARPARPAAPAPSAGRTEQVRPEAYASEIPDLSGPSPRTPQRKTAGEAPPARSSSNSPTTRIQVANRGTHQGPVRASMQIRRVDPWTVLKVSLVLSVVLFFVWMIAVAFLYLVLGAMGVWSKLNSNVGDLLTSASGASGGELVSSGTIFGGSALIGLVNIVVLCAMATIGAFIYNLTTDLVGGVEVTLADRD from the coding sequence GTGAGTTCACCGAGCGAGCCGGGGTACCCGCGAGCGGGCGACCGGCCCGGCAGTTCCAACGGCTCGGGCACCGGGACCGCAGGGGCCGACGCGAACCCGCCGGCCAACAAGGCCGCCGGGACGCAGCCGCGTGCCGCCGGCGGTCAGATCACCGAGACCGGTGAGGCGCCGCCGTGGCAGCGGGGCACCTCCGCCCGCACCACGCCGCCGGCGGCGAACGAGGGGCGCGAGGAAAGTGGGCGCACTCCGAGCGGTCACTCCCCCGGTGTGGAGGCCCGGCTGCAACGTTTCGTGGCCGGCGCAGAGTCCAAGGACACCGAGCAGCAGGCGCGTCCGGCCCGTCCGGCCGCGCCTGCTCCCTCGGCCGGCCGCACCGAACAGGTCCGGCCCGAGGCCTATGCGAGCGAGATCCCGGACCTGTCCGGGCCCTCGCCTCGTACGCCGCAACGCAAGACAGCCGGTGAGGCACCGCCGGCCAGAAGCTCGAGCAACAGCCCGACGACGCGGATCCAGGTGGCCAATCGTGGCACGCACCAGGGTCCGGTCCGGGCCAGCATGCAGATCCGCCGGGTCGACCCGTGGACTGTGCTCAAGGTCTCACTGGTCTTGTCGGTGGTGCTGTTCTTCGTGTGGATGATCGCGGTGGCGTTCCTGTACCTGGTGCTCGGCGCCATGGGCGTGTGGAGCAAGCTCAACAGCAATGTCGGCGACCTTCTCACCAGCGCAAGCGGTGCGTCAGGCGGTGAATTGGTCTCCAGCGGAACGATCTTCGGCGGCTCGGCGCTGATCGGACTGGTGAACATCGTCGTGCTGTGTGCGATGGCGACCATCGGTGCCTTCATCTACAACCTGACCACCGATCTGGTCGGCGGGGTCGAGGTCACGCTGGCCGACAGGGATTGA
- the cwsA gene encoding cell wall synthesis protein CwsA, giving the protein MTANVDTRLDPRQRLARGLKYSTVGPVDVTRGVVGLSANTASAIATGLRKRYESGKLRRQLAAAAEAVAALPEVLQEAAADPEPKRRRRRLVIAGVAAAVLAGGAVTFSIVRRSSRPEPSPLPPSVEVSPKP; this is encoded by the coding sequence ATGACCGCGAACGTCGATACTCGGTTGGACCCCCGTCAACGCCTGGCCCGTGGCTTGAAATACAGCACGGTCGGACCCGTCGACGTGACCCGCGGCGTAGTGGGCCTGAGCGCCAACACCGCGTCTGCCATAGCCACCGGTCTGCGTAAGCGCTACGAGTCGGGCAAGTTGCGGCGCCAGTTGGCCGCCGCGGCAGAGGCGGTGGCCGCCCTGCCCGAGGTTCTGCAGGAGGCCGCCGCAGATCCCGAACCCAAACGGCGCCGCCGCCGGCTGGTGATCGCCGGCGTCGCCGCAGCCGTCCTGGCGGGCGGAGCCGTCACGTTCTCGATCGTCAGGCGGTCCAGCCGGCCGGAGCCGTCACCGTTGCCGCCGAGCGTCGAGGTCAGCCCGAAGCCCTGA
- a CDS encoding peptidylprolyl isomerase, with product MTSPIQTATATLHTNRGDIKIALFGNHAPKTVANFVGLAQGTKDYTTQNASGGTSGPFYDGVIFHRVIDGFMIQGGDPTGTGRGDAGYKFADEFHPELQFDKPYLLAMANAGPGTNGSQFFITVGPTPHLNRRHTIFGEVVDPESQKVVDAIASTPTDRSDRPTDPVVIESITVS from the coding sequence GTGACGAGCCCCATTCAGACCGCGACGGCGACATTGCACACCAACCGCGGCGACATCAAGATCGCACTGTTCGGAAACCACGCTCCCAAGACCGTGGCCAACTTCGTCGGCTTGGCGCAGGGCACCAAGGACTACACCACCCAGAACGCTTCGGGCGGCACGTCCGGTCCGTTCTACGACGGCGTCATCTTCCACCGGGTTATCGACGGTTTCATGATCCAGGGCGGCGACCCGACCGGCACGGGCCGCGGCGACGCGGGCTACAAGTTCGCCGACGAGTTCCACCCCGAGCTCCAGTTCGACAAGCCCTACCTGCTGGCCATGGCCAATGCCGGACCGGGCACCAACGGCTCGCAGTTCTTCATCACGGTCGGCCCGACGCCGCACCTCAACCGGCGCCACACGATCTTCGGTGAGGTCGTCGACCCCGAGTCGCAGAAGGTGGTCGACGCCATCGCCTCGACTCCCACCGATCGCTCGGACCGCCCGACCGACCCGGTCGTCATCGAATCGATCACCGTGTCATAA
- a CDS encoding PH domain-containing protein, with the protein MQQTHWGPPAAGVAGCGIAGLLMAIAAVTLITDPPGRVLAGIAGVGLLTFATLSWRARPKLAINQDGLTVTGWWSSRTYPRNEIRKVRITEFRRIARKVRLLEIDTVDDRLVVLTRWDLGTDPLEVLDALTQAGFVAR; encoded by the coding sequence GTGCAGCAAACTCATTGGGGCCCACCTGCCGCCGGAGTCGCTGGTTGCGGCATAGCCGGTCTGCTGATGGCTATCGCAGCTGTGACCCTGATCACAGACCCGCCGGGACGTGTTCTTGCCGGCATTGCTGGGGTGGGATTGCTCACGTTCGCAACATTGTCGTGGCGGGCACGGCCGAAACTGGCAATTAACCAAGACGGTCTCACCGTCACCGGTTGGTGGAGCTCTCGTACCTATCCCCGCAATGAGATCCGGAAAGTTCGCATCACCGAGTTCCGTCGCATCGCCCGGAAGGTCCGCCTGCTGGAGATCGACACGGTCGATGACCGGCTGGTGGTCCTCACTCGATGGGATCTGGGAACCGACCCGCTCGAGGTGCTCGATGCGCTTACTCAGGCTGGGTTTGTAGCCCGATAA
- the crgA gene encoding cell division protein CrgA, with translation MPKSKVRKKNDFTIKQVSRTPVKVKAGPSSVWFVALFIGLMLFGLLWLLVFQLAATNPVDTPSFLQWMADMGPWNYAVAFAFMITGLLLTMRWR, from the coding sequence ATGCCCAAGTCCAAAGTCCGTAAGAAGAACGATTTCACCATCAAGCAGGTGAGCCGGACTCCGGTCAAGGTGAAAGCCGGACCGTCGAGTGTGTGGTTCGTCGCGCTGTTCATCGGTCTCATGCTGTTCGGCCTGTTGTGGCTGTTGGTGTTCCAGCTGGCCGCGACCAACCCCGTGGACACTCCGTCGTTCCTTCAGTGGATGGCGGACATGGGTCCGTGGAACTACGCGGTCGCCTTTGCCTTCATGATCACCGGGCTGTTGCTCACGATGCGCTGGCGCTGA
- a CDS encoding DUF881 domain-containing protein yields the protein MDQPDRSPWRFGVPVVCLAAGLLLAATHGVSGGDEIRRSDAPRLVDLVREAQQSVDRLTAQRDSLVTQIDSHHGGSPSSHAALEAITKRSAQLAVDAGTVPMRGPGLVVTLNDAQRDAQGRFPRDASPDDLVVHQQDIQAVLNALWSAGAEGIQMQDQRIIATSAPRCVGNTLLLNGRTYSPPYVITAIGDGPAMQAALAAAPLVTLYKQYVVRFGLGYSEEPRAQVDLVGHTEPVRMRYAKPAGPVGY from the coding sequence ATGGACCAACCGGATCGATCCCCATGGCGCTTCGGCGTCCCGGTGGTCTGTCTGGCCGCCGGCTTGCTGCTGGCCGCCACGCACGGGGTCTCCGGCGGTGACGAGATTCGCCGCAGCGACGCACCCCGTCTCGTCGACCTGGTCCGGGAGGCCCAGCAGTCCGTCGACCGCCTGACCGCCCAGCGCGATTCGCTGGTCACCCAGATCGACAGCCATCACGGCGGCTCACCCAGCTCCCACGCGGCGCTGGAGGCCATCACCAAGCGTTCGGCCCAGTTGGCTGTTGACGCGGGTACGGTGCCGATGCGCGGACCGGGCCTGGTGGTCACCCTCAACGACGCCCAACGCGACGCCCAGGGCCGCTTCCCGCGTGACGCCTCCCCCGACGACCTGGTGGTACACCAGCAGGACATCCAGGCGGTCCTCAACGCGCTGTGGAGTGCCGGGGCCGAAGGAATCCAGATGCAGGACCAACGCATCATCGCGACGTCCGCGCCGCGCTGCGTCGGCAACACCCTGCTGCTGAACGGCCGCACCTACAGCCCGCCCTACGTCATCACCGCGATCGGCGACGGCCCGGCCATGCAGGCGGCGCTGGCGGCGGCTCCGCTGGTCACCCTCTACAAGCAGTACGTGGTGCGTTTCGGACTCGGCTATTCGGAAGAACCCCGGGCCCAGGTCGACCTGGTGGGGCACACCGAGCCGGTGCGGATGCGCTACGCGAAACCCGCGGGCCCAGTCGGCTACTGA
- a CDS encoding aminodeoxychorismate/anthranilate synthase component II, whose translation MQVLVVDNYDSFVFNLVQYLGQLGVDAQVWRNDDERLATADDLAKVAADFDGVLLSPGPGTPERAGATIPLVHACAAAGTPLLGVCLGHQAIGVAFGGTVDRAPELLHGKTSVVHHSDAGVLKGLPDPFTATRYHSLTILPETVPAELEVIGQTDSGVIMAVRHTTLPIHGVQFHPESILTQGGHRMLANWLGVCGAAPEEHLVAALEDEVARAVAAATTRSSA comes from the coding sequence ATGCAGGTTCTCGTCGTCGACAACTATGACAGCTTCGTGTTCAACCTGGTCCAGTATCTGGGCCAGCTCGGTGTTGACGCGCAGGTCTGGCGCAACGACGACGAGCGTCTGGCCACCGCCGACGATCTGGCCAAGGTGGCCGCCGACTTCGACGGCGTGCTGCTCAGCCCCGGGCCCGGCACACCCGAACGTGCGGGCGCGACCATCCCGCTGGTCCACGCGTGCGCCGCTGCAGGCACTCCCCTACTGGGCGTGTGTCTGGGCCATCAGGCCATCGGCGTCGCGTTCGGCGGCACCGTCGACCGTGCACCCGAGCTGCTGCACGGCAAGACCAGCGTGGTGCATCACTCTGACGCGGGAGTGCTCAAAGGTCTCCCCGACCCGTTCACGGCGACCCGCTACCACTCACTGACGATCCTGCCCGAGACGGTGCCGGCCGAGCTCGAGGTGATCGGGCAGACCGACAGCGGAGTCATCATGGCGGTCCGGCACACCACGCTCCCCATCCACGGCGTCCAGTTCCACCCGGAGTCGATCCTGACCCAGGGCGGACACCGCATGCTGGCCAACTGGCTCGGCGTGTGCGGCGCGGCCCCGGAAGAGCACCTGGTGGCTGCCCTCGAGGACGAGGTCGCCCGCGCCGTAGCGGCTGCTACGACGCGAAGCTCAGCGTGA
- the pknB gene encoding Stk1 family PASTA domain-containing Ser/Thr kinase: MTTPQHLSDRYELGEILGFGGMSEVHLARDTRLHRDVAVKVLRADLARDPSFYLRFRREAQNAAALNHPAIVAVYDTGEAETPNGPLPYIVMEYVDGVTLRDIVHGEGPIPPRRAIEIIADACQALNFSHQHGIVHRDVKPANIMISKNNAVKVMDFGIARALADTGNSVTQTAAVIGTAQYLSPEQARGETVDARSDVYSLGCVLYEILTGEPPFIGDSPVAVAYQHVREDPIPPSHRHTGISPELDAVVLKALAKNPDNRYQTAAEMRTDLIRVHSGEAPEAPKVLTDAERTSMMNSGPMLAQGGGAPTQNLVVPRPAGRNASVARWLIAVAVLAVLTVVVTVAINMFDGKPRDVQVPDVSGQRSADAVAALQNRGFKTRTEPKPDNQVRPEYVISTDPAANSMAAAGDEITVNVSTGPQQAQIPDVAGLSPSQARQKLKDAGFEKVKESASPSTPEQKGRVLATNPPANQTAGIIYEVTLVIGSGPEDTAVPDCKSQSADVCKQILAASGFTNTVVIDVDHTAPTGQVVDTEPTSGTSVPKDTPIQIHVSKGNQFVMPNLVGQFWDDAYQRLSALGWTGILDKGPDVRDSGQRTNAVVTQSPPAGTGVNFGSKITLSFAS; the protein is encoded by the coding sequence ATGACGACGCCTCAGCATCTCTCTGACCGATATGAACTCGGTGAAATTCTCGGCTTCGGCGGCATGTCCGAAGTCCACCTGGCACGCGATACGCGGTTGCACCGCGATGTCGCGGTCAAGGTCCTGCGCGCCGACCTGGCCCGCGACCCCAGCTTCTATCTGCGTTTCCGCCGCGAGGCGCAGAACGCGGCCGCGCTGAACCACCCCGCCATCGTGGCGGTTTACGACACCGGTGAGGCGGAGACACCCAACGGTCCGCTGCCCTACATCGTCATGGAGTACGTCGACGGTGTGACGCTGCGCGACATCGTGCACGGCGAGGGTCCGATCCCGCCGCGCCGGGCCATCGAGATCATCGCCGACGCCTGCCAGGCGCTGAACTTCAGCCACCAGCACGGCATCGTGCACCGTGACGTCAAGCCCGCCAACATCATGATCAGCAAGAACAACGCTGTGAAGGTGATGGACTTCGGCATCGCCCGGGCCCTGGCCGATACCGGCAACAGCGTCACCCAGACGGCCGCGGTGATCGGCACCGCCCAGTACCTGTCGCCCGAACAGGCCCGTGGTGAGACCGTCGATGCCCGTTCCGACGTCTACTCGCTGGGCTGTGTGCTCTACGAGATCCTCACGGGTGAACCACCTTTCATCGGTGATTCTCCGGTGGCGGTGGCATATCAGCATGTCCGCGAGGATCCGATCCCGCCGTCACACCGGCACACCGGCATCTCGCCGGAGCTCGACGCCGTGGTGCTCAAGGCCCTGGCCAAGAATCCGGACAACCGCTATCAGACAGCCGCCGAGATGCGGACGGATCTGATCCGCGTGCACAGCGGCGAGGCCCCGGAGGCGCCCAAGGTGCTCACCGACGCCGAGCGGACGTCGATGATGAATTCCGGTCCGATGCTGGCCCAGGGTGGCGGTGCGCCCACCCAGAATCTCGTGGTGCCCCGCCCGGCCGGCCGCAACGCGTCGGTGGCCCGGTGGCTGATCGCCGTCGCGGTGCTCGCGGTGCTGACCGTGGTGGTGACCGTCGCGATCAACATGTTCGACGGCAAGCCACGCGACGTGCAGGTGCCGGACGTGAGCGGTCAGCGCTCGGCGGATGCCGTTGCCGCACTGCAGAACCGGGGCTTCAAGACCCGCACCGAGCCCAAGCCTGACAACCAGGTCCGGCCGGAATACGTGATCAGCACCGATCCGGCGGCCAACAGCATGGCGGCCGCGGGTGACGAGATCACGGTGAATGTGTCGACCGGTCCCCAGCAGGCGCAGATTCCCGATGTCGCGGGTCTGAGCCCGTCGCAGGCCCGGCAGAAGCTCAAGGACGCCGGGTTCGAGAAGGTCAAGGAATCTGCGAGCCCGTCCACGCCCGAACAGAAGGGCCGGGTGCTGGCCACCAACCCGCCGGCCAATCAGACGGCAGGCATCATCTACGAGGTCACTCTCGTGATCGGTTCGGGCCCCGAGGACACCGCGGTTCCGGACTGCAAGAGCCAGAGCGCCGATGTGTGTAAGCAGATCCTCGCCGCGTCGGGCTTCACCAACACCGTGGTGATCGACGTCGACCACACCGCGCCCACCGGTCAGGTGGTGGATACCGAGCCGACCTCTGGTACGTCGGTGCCCAAGGACACCCCGATTCAGATCCACGTCTCGAAGGGCAACCAGTTCGTCATGCCCAACCTGGTCGGGCAGTTCTGGGATGACGCCTACCAGCGTCTGAGTGCCCTGGGCTGGACCGGCATCCTGGACAAGGGGCCGGACGTGCGCGACAGCGGTCAGCGCACCAACGCTGTGGTCACCCAGAGTCCGCCGGCGGGTACCGGGGTGAACTTCGGGTCGAAGATCACGCTGAGCTTCGCGTCGTAG
- a CDS encoding serine/threonine-protein kinase, producing MSPRVGVTLSGRYRLQRLIATGGMGQVWEAVDSRLGRRVAVKVLKAEFSTDAEFVERFRAEARTVAMLNHPGIASVYDYGETELDGEGRTAYLVMELINGEPLNSVLKRTGRLSLRHALDMLEQTGRALQVAHTAGLVHRDVKPGNILITPTGQVKLTDFGIAKAVDAAPVTQTGMVMGTAQYIAPEQALGHDATAASDVYSLGVVGYESVSGKRPFTGDGALTVAMKHIKETPPPLPADLPPNVRELIEITLVKNPGMRYKSGGPFADAVAAVRSGRRPPRPNQAPTLGRAAPAAVPSAAQARAAADLSGRTPVTATRARPTAAAHRPAPAPRRTFSSGQRALLWAAGVLGALAIVIAILIVLNAQDRKDQQQSPPPTVTDTVTQTTPYQTPAALPDLAFHVIVPEGTAAQVVPKAPEQILR from the coding sequence ATGAGCCCTCGCGTTGGAGTCACGCTGTCCGGCAGGTACCGGTTGCAGCGGCTGATCGCCACGGGCGGCATGGGTCAGGTCTGGGAGGCCGTCGACTCCCGGCTGGGCCGTCGGGTCGCGGTGAAGGTGCTCAAGGCTGAGTTCTCGACCGATGCCGAGTTCGTCGAGCGGTTCCGGGCCGAGGCCCGCACGGTGGCCATGCTCAACCATCCGGGCATCGCCAGCGTGTACGACTATGGCGAGACCGAGCTGGACGGCGAGGGTCGCACCGCCTACCTGGTGATGGAGCTGATCAACGGCGAGCCGTTGAACTCGGTGCTCAAGCGCACCGGCCGGTTGTCGCTGCGGCACGCCCTGGACATGCTCGAGCAGACCGGGCGCGCACTGCAGGTCGCGCACACCGCGGGCCTGGTGCACCGCGACGTCAAACCGGGCAACATCCTGATCACCCCGACCGGCCAGGTGAAGCTGACCGACTTCGGTATCGCCAAGGCCGTCGACGCCGCGCCGGTCACCCAGACCGGCATGGTGATGGGCACCGCCCAGTACATCGCGCCCGAGCAGGCCCTGGGCCATGACGCGACCGCCGCCAGCGACGTCTATTCGCTGGGAGTCGTCGGCTACGAATCGGTCTCGGGCAAGCGCCCGTTCACCGGCGACGGCGCGCTTACGGTCGCGATGAAGCACATCAAGGAGACCCCTCCGCCGCTGCCCGCCGATCTGCCGCCCAACGTGCGCGAACTGATCGAGATCACCCTGGTGAAGAACCCGGGGATGCGGTACAAGTCCGGCGGCCCGTTCGCCGATGCGGTCGCCGCGGTGCGCTCGGGACGCCGTCCTCCGCGCCCCAACCAGGCCCCGACGCTCGGTCGGGCCGCACCGGCCGCGGTCCCGTCGGCTGCCCAGGCCCGCGCTGCAGCGGATCTGTCCGGCCGCACACCGGTGACCGCCACCCGGGCCAGGCCGACCGCCGCCGCGCACCGGCCCGCGCCGGCCCCTCGACGCACGTTCTCGTCGGGTCAACGGGCTCTCCTGTGGGCGGCCGGGGTGCTCGGCGCGCTCGCGATCGTGATCGCCATCCTCATTGTCCTCAATGCGCAGGACCGCAAGGATCAACAGCAGTCGCCACCGCCCACGGTCACCGACACGGTGACCCAGACGACGCCCTACCAGACGCCGGCAGCGTTGCCGGATCTGGCTTTCCACGTGATCGTGCCCGAAGGAACCGCCGCTCAGGTTGTCCCGAAGGCACCGGAACAGATACTGCGATGA
- the pbpA gene encoding D,D-transpeptidase PbpA, with protein sequence MNTSLRRVAVTIMVLIVLLLANATITQVFMADGLRADPRNQRVLLDEYSRQRGQITAGGQLLAYSVATDGRFRFLRVYPDPEVYAPVTGFYSLGYSSTGLERAEDTILNGSDERLFGRRLADFFTGRDPRGGNVETTINPQVQQAAWDALQHGCSDGPCKGSVVALEPSTGKILAMASSPSYDPNQLATHDLGAQSQSWQQLRDNEQSPLLNRAISETYPPGSTFKVITTAAALQAGATPDTQLTAAPRIPLPDSTATLENFGGASCGPGPTTTLREAFAKSCNTAFVQLGLNTGTDKLKSTAQAFGLDEPPPAIPLQVAESTTGPITDAAALGMSSIGQRDVALTPLQNAQVAATVANDGIAMRPYLVDSLKGPDLTTIATTAPAQERRAVSPQVAATLTDLMVAAEQVTQQKGAIAGVQIASKTGTAEHGTDPRNTPPHAWYIAFAPANDPKVAVSVLIEDGGDRLSATGGALAAPIGRATIAAALREGS encoded by the coding sequence ATGAACACGTCCCTGCGCCGGGTTGCAGTCACGATCATGGTGCTGATCGTGCTGTTGCTGGCCAACGCCACGATCACCCAGGTCTTCATGGCCGACGGGTTACGCGCGGACCCGCGCAACCAGAGAGTGCTGCTCGACGAGTACTCGCGCCAGCGCGGCCAGATCACCGCGGGCGGCCAACTGCTGGCGTATTCGGTGGCCACCGACGGCCGGTTCCGGTTCCTGCGCGTCTATCCCGACCCCGAGGTGTATGCCCCGGTGACCGGGTTCTACTCGCTGGGCTATTCGAGCACCGGCCTCGAGCGGGCCGAGGACACCATCCTCAACGGCTCCGACGAGCGCCTGTTCGGCCGTCGATTGGCCGATTTCTTCACCGGCCGGGATCCCCGCGGCGGCAATGTCGAGACGACGATCAACCCACAGGTCCAGCAGGCCGCCTGGGACGCGCTGCAGCACGGCTGCAGTGACGGCCCCTGCAAGGGCTCCGTGGTGGCCCTGGAGCCGTCGACGGGCAAGATCCTGGCCATGGCGTCGTCTCCGTCGTATGACCCCAATCAGCTCGCCACCCACGATCTGGGCGCCCAGAGCCAGTCCTGGCAGCAGCTGCGCGACAACGAGCAGTCCCCTCTGCTCAACCGCGCCATCTCGGAGACCTATCCGCCCGGCTCGACGTTCAAGGTGATCACCACCGCGGCGGCACTTCAGGCCGGCGCCACCCCGGATACTCAGCTCACCGCGGCACCGCGGATCCCGCTGCCCGACAGCACCGCGACCCTGGAGAACTTCGGTGGCGCCTCATGCGGTCCCGGTCCGACCACGACGCTGCGTGAGGCGTTCGCGAAATCGTGCAACACCGCGTTCGTTCAGTTGGGGCTCAACACCGGCACCGACAAACTCAAGTCGACCGCCCAGGCCTTCGGGCTCGACGAACCGCCGCCGGCCATTCCGCTGCAGGTGGCCGAGTCGACCACCGGGCCGATCACGGACGCCGCGGCACTGGGTATGTCGAGCATCGGCCAGCGTGATGTCGCGTTGACCCCGCTGCAGAATGCGCAGGTGGCTGCCACCGTCGCCAATGACGGGATCGCCATGCGCCCGTATCTTGTGGATAGCCTGAAAGGGCCCGACCTGACCACGATCGCCACCACCGCGCCTGCCCAAGAGCGCCGGGCGGTGTCACCCCAGGTCGCAGCTACACTTACGGACTTGATGGTCGCCGCCGAGCAGGTGACTCAGCAGAAGGGAGCCATCGCCGGCGTGCAGATCGCTTCTAAGACCGGTACGGCAGAGCACGGGACCGATCCCCGTAACACTCCGCCGCATGCCTGGTACATCGCATTCGCACCGGCCAACGACCCCAAGGTCGCGGTCTCGGTGTTGATCGAGGACGGCGGGGACCGGTTGTCGGCCACCGGCGGCGCACTCGCCGCCCCGATCGGACGTGCCACCATTGCGGCGGCACTGCGGGAGGGTTCATGA
- a CDS encoding FtsW/RodA/SpoVE family cell cycle protein, giving the protein MTTQPQSPVTVMPPLPNRRNAELLLLGFAALITTIALLIVEANQEQGLSWDLVGYVGTFIALMGAAHLAIRRFAPYADPLLLPVVALLNGLGLVMIHRLDLAKGETATDGLGGTANQQMMWTLVGVIGFSVVVALLTDHRMLARYGYICALTGLVLLVIPALLPARYSEQYGAKIWIQFPGFSIQPAEFSKILLLIFFAAVLVAKRDLFTSAGKHFFGLDLPRPRDLAPLLLAWAASVGVMVFEKDLGTSLLLYASFLILVYVATERLSWVVIGLGLFAVGSVVAYQVFGHVRVRVETWLDPFADPDGAGYQMVQSLFSFATGGIFGTGLGNGQPGTVPAAATDFIIAAIGEELGLVGLAGVLMLYTIFIIRGMRTAIAVRDSFGKLLAAGLAATLAIQLFIVVGGVTKLIPLTGLTTPWMSYGGSSLLANYILLAILVRISHAARRPITTTPAPNPTPIAAANTEVIEKV; this is encoded by the coding sequence ATGACGACTCAACCCCAGTCGCCGGTCACCGTCATGCCGCCGCTACCCAACCGGCGCAACGCGGAACTTCTGCTTCTGGGGTTCGCAGCCTTGATCACCACGATCGCGCTGTTGATCGTCGAGGCCAACCAGGAGCAGGGCCTGAGCTGGGACCTGGTCGGCTACGTCGGCACCTTCATCGCCCTGATGGGCGCCGCCCATCTGGCCATCCGGCGGTTCGCGCCGTATGCCGATCCTCTGCTGCTGCCGGTCGTGGCGCTGCTGAACGGGCTCGGCCTGGTGATGATCCACCGGCTGGACCTGGCCAAGGGTGAAACGGCCACCGATGGACTCGGCGGCACCGCCAACCAGCAGATGATGTGGACGCTGGTGGGTGTCATCGGCTTCTCCGTCGTGGTCGCCTTGCTCACCGATCACCGCATGCTGGCCCGGTACGGGTACATCTGTGCGCTGACAGGCCTTGTGCTGCTTGTGATTCCCGCGCTGCTGCCGGCCCGGTACTCGGAGCAGTACGGTGCCAAGATCTGGATCCAGTTCCCCGGCTTCTCGATTCAGCCCGCAGAGTTCTCGAAGATTCTGCTGCTGATCTTCTTCGCCGCCGTGCTGGTGGCCAAGCGCGATCTGTTCACCAGTGCGGGCAAGCATTTCTTCGGACTGGACCTGCCGCGACCCCGCGACCTGGCTCCGCTGCTGCTGGCGTGGGCCGCCTCGGTCGGCGTGATGGTCTTCGAAAAGGATTTGGGCACTTCGCTTCTGCTGTATGCGTCGTTCCTGATCCTGGTGTACGTCGCGACCGAGCGGCTGAGCTGGGTGGTGATCGGGCTTGGCCTGTTCGCCGTGGGAAGCGTTGTGGCATATCAGGTTTTCGGCCATGTCCGGGTACGTGTGGAGACCTGGCTCGACCCGTTCGCCGATCCTGACGGCGCCGGCTACCAGATGGTGCAGTCGCTGTTCAGCTTCGCCACCGGCGGTATCTTCGGCACCGGGCTTGGCAACGGACAACCCGGCACAGTGCCCGCCGCCGCCACCGATTTCATCATCGCCGCGATCGGCGAAGAGCTCGGATTGGTCGGGCTCGCAGGTGTTCTCATGCTGTACACGATTTTCATCATCCGCGGGATGCGCACCGCGATCGCGGTCCGTGACAGCTTCGGCAAGCTGCTCGCCGCCGGCCTGGCCGCCACCCTCGCCATCCAGCTGTTCATCGTCGTGGGCGGTGTCACCAAGCTGATCCCGCTGACCGGCCTGACCACCCCGTGGATGTCCTACGGCGGTTCTTCGCTGCTGGCCAACTACATCTTGCTCGCCATCCTTGTGCGGATCTCGCACGCTGCCCGCCGGCCGATCACGACAACACCGGCACCGAACCCCACCCCGATCGCCGCGGCCAACACCGAGGTGATCGAGAAGGTATGA